Proteins from a genomic interval of Crassostrea angulata isolate pt1a10 chromosome 7, ASM2561291v2, whole genome shotgun sequence:
- the LOC128157470 gene encoding DNA polymerase epsilon subunit 3-like: MAERPEDLNLPNAVVTRIIKDAIPDGVNVSKEARLAISKAASVFVLYATSCSNNYAMKAKRKTINANDVISAMEEMEFDQFEDPLKHCLEAYRNEQKNKKEANEKKKKEKEVEVQTVEDVMEEEEDDDDNDEDNEKDEDFVAEEEEDDEEEDEEGGDVESVGPGSVANDNASVSGSATGSVVEISDDDG, translated from the exons ATGGCAGAGCGACCTGAAGATTTAAACCTCCCCAATGCTGTTGTCACTAGGATCATCAAAGATGCA ATTCCAGATGGTGTAAATGTTTCGAAAGAAGCCCGACTAGCAATATCTAAAGCTGCGAGTGTGTTTGTTTTGTATGCTACATCATGCTCTAATAACTACGCCATGAAGGCAAAGAGGAAAACCATAAACGCCAATGATGTCATCAGTGCCATGGAGGAAATGGAGTTTGATCAGTTCGAAGATCCACTTAAGCATTGTTTAGAAG CTTACAGAAATGAACAGAAAAACAAGAAAGAAGCTaatgaaaagaagaaaaaggaaAAGGAAGTGGAAGTCCAGACAGTGGAAGATGTGATGGAGGAGgaagaagatgatgatgacAATGATGAGGACAATGAGAAGGATGAGGATTTTGTGGCTGAAGAGGAGGAGGATGATGAAGAGGAGGACGAAGAAGGTGGAGATGTGGAGTCAGTCGGACCGGGCAGTGTTGCCAATGACAACGCCAGTGTATCAGGGAGTGCCACGGGAAGTGTGGTGGAGATTTCTGATGATGACGGCTGA